In Candidatus Dadabacteria bacterium, a genomic segment contains:
- a CDS encoding DUF547 domain-containing protein, producing MIIQKTTKHGTAGGFFVFILVVSAVLFLFTSPASAKTKSVSFWDVANESNPKKIDHSAWQQLLDGYLRIHSAGINKFDYAALKKSARDRTKLESYLDYLQKIDPRDYSRAEQKAYWINFYNALTVKIVADAFPVKSILEICEDRASGSKCSGPWKEVRAKVAGRSLTLDNIENDILRPIWKDNLIHYGVSCASYGCPNLLQTAFTGENTQKLLGGAAREYVNHPRGVSFMGNDLIVISSIYDWYSEDFGKSEQDIIRHLASYADEKLAKRLRNFKGTMDYEYDWNLNCP from the coding sequence TTTTTATTCTTGTTGTTTCGGCCGTTTTATTTCTTTTTACATCTCCTGCTTCGGCTAAAACCAAGTCGGTTTCGTTCTGGGACGTAGCGAATGAGTCAAACCCGAAAAAGATTGACCACAGCGCCTGGCAGCAGCTACTTGACGGGTATCTGCGGATTCACAGCGCGGGAATAAACAAATTTGACTATGCCGCGCTCAAGAAAAGCGCCCGGGACAGGACGAAACTTGAAAGCTATCTTGACTACCTGCAGAAGATTGACCCTAGGGATTATTCAAGGGCCGAGCAGAAAGCATACTGGATTAACTTCTACAACGCCCTTACGGTGAAAATTGTTGCGGATGCCTTTCCCGTTAAGTCCATACTCGAAATATGCGAAGACCGGGCTTCCGGTTCGAAATGCTCGGGTCCGTGGAAGGAAGTGCGCGCGAAAGTAGCCGGGCGAAGTCTCACTCTTGACAATATAGAAAACGACATTCTCCGTCCCATCTGGAAGGATAACCTTATCCACTACGGGGTCAGCTGCGCGAGCTATGGATGTCCGAATCTTCTTCAGACGGCTTTTACCGGGGAAAACACCCAGAAGCTGCTAGGCGGCGCGGCGAGAGAGTACGTGAATCATCCGCGCGGGGTGAGTTTCATGGGAAACGATCTGATTGTTATCTCGAGCATCTACGACTGGTATTCGGAGGATTTCGGTAAAAGCGAGCAGGACATAATCCGGCATCTTGCAAGCTACGCCGATGAAAAGCTGGCAAAAAGACTTCGAAATTTCAAAGGAACGATGGATTACGAGTACGACTGGAACCTTAACTGCCCATGA